A part of Myxococcus landrumus genomic DNA contains:
- a CDS encoding GtrA family protein, with protein sequence MLENLVAWLTGNLSPSARIWTALAPAILACAYFLGGLLIFCIRCAFKGVPRDEETLKRGSTVLVGFFLRHYFFWVIQPLWAVILRSGLPANALSMLSGLLGISSGVAVAAGRFALGGWLFLAAGILDVMDGRIARTRKEANPAGAALDSVLDRYVDSAMLMGLAWYYRDTWVLLPALGALLGSSLVPYVRAKGEGLGVSVRDGAMQRLERVLFLGVGTALSPILEAVFWPEQKHPMHWLAVVGLVFVAVMSNLTAISRFRNLVKALAPKRQEARSEKAIVGLNAAAGAIATAVDFALVLALVEWMDLLPAWATVLGALLGAVVNYSINRVLTFRSTAAVGRQMVRYAVVSGTSALLNAGGVALLTLHPQLAYTLGWWLVRGVVYFAWNLPLQRDYVFNDTASNNDTLLEQRPHAA encoded by the coding sequence GTGCTTGAGAACCTGGTCGCCTGGTTGACCGGAAACCTGTCTCCGTCGGCCCGCATCTGGACCGCGCTGGCTCCGGCCATCCTCGCCTGTGCCTACTTCCTGGGCGGGCTGCTCATCTTCTGTATCCGCTGCGCCTTCAAGGGCGTGCCGCGCGACGAGGAGACCCTCAAGCGCGGCAGCACGGTGCTGGTGGGCTTCTTCCTGCGGCACTACTTCTTCTGGGTCATCCAGCCCCTGTGGGCGGTGATTCTGCGCTCGGGGCTGCCCGCCAACGCGCTGTCCATGCTGTCGGGACTGCTCGGCATCTCCTCCGGCGTGGCGGTGGCCGCGGGGCGCTTCGCGCTGGGCGGCTGGTTGTTCCTCGCCGCGGGCATCCTGGACGTCATGGACGGCCGCATCGCCCGCACGCGCAAGGAAGCCAACCCCGCAGGCGCCGCGCTGGACTCGGTGCTGGACCGGTATGTGGACTCGGCGATGTTGATGGGCCTGGCCTGGTACTACCGGGACACGTGGGTGCTGCTACCCGCGCTGGGCGCGCTGCTCGGCTCGTCGCTGGTGCCGTACGTCCGCGCCAAGGGCGAGGGCCTGGGTGTCAGCGTGCGCGACGGCGCCATGCAGCGGCTGGAGCGGGTGCTCTTCCTGGGCGTGGGCACGGCGCTCTCCCCCATCCTCGAAGCCGTCTTCTGGCCCGAGCAGAAGCACCCCATGCACTGGCTGGCGGTGGTGGGGCTCGTCTTCGTGGCCGTCATGAGCAACCTCACGGCCATCTCGCGCTTCCGCAACCTCGTGAAGGCGCTGGCCCCCAAGCGGCAGGAGGCGCGCTCGGAGAAGGCGATTGTCGGCCTCAACGCGGCGGCCGGCGCCATCGCCACGGCGGTGGACTTCGCGCTGGTGCTGGCGCTGGTGGAGTGGATGGACCTCCTGCCCGCGTGGGCCACGGTGCTGGGCGCGCTCCTGGGCGCGGTGGTGAACTACTCCATCAACCGGGTGCTCACCTTCCGCAGCACCGCCGCGGTGGGACGGCAGATGGTGCGCTACGCGGTGGTGAGCGGCACCAGCGCCCTCTTGAACGCGGGCGGCGTGGCGCTGCTCACGTTGCATCCGCAACTGGCCTACACGTTGGGATGGTGGCTGGTGCGCGGGGTGGTGTACTTCGCGTGGAACCTGCCGCTCCAGCGCGACTACGTGTTCAACGACACCGCCTCGAACAACGACACGCTGCTGGAGCAACGCCCCCATGCGGCGTGA
- a CDS encoding protein-tyrosine phosphatase family protein produces the protein MNVSLLRDVHHVPGVRGWVRKQVLRSVARCVEWTTKLPGRGLNVSRVNDWLHVGGSVPPSRYAELKARGITHVIDLRAERVDDAKALAALGIELLNLPVTDRYPPTVEQLMQGVEWALPRLANGGHLYAHCEHGVGRGPLMGLAVMVARGWEATGAYREVRQARWQCTLNDRQLDGLANFVAAWTARRPGQAA, from the coding sequence GTGAACGTCTCGCTGTTGCGGGACGTGCACCATGTCCCCGGCGTGCGAGGCTGGGTGCGCAAGCAGGTGCTGCGCTCGGTGGCGCGCTGCGTGGAGTGGACCACGAAGCTGCCGGGGCGCGGCCTCAACGTGTCGCGCGTGAATGACTGGCTGCACGTGGGAGGCTCGGTGCCACCGTCGCGCTACGCGGAGCTGAAGGCCCGCGGCATCACCCATGTGATTGACCTGCGCGCCGAGCGCGTGGACGACGCGAAGGCCCTGGCCGCGCTGGGCATCGAGCTGTTGAACCTTCCGGTGACGGACCGCTACCCACCGACGGTCGAGCAGCTCATGCAAGGCGTCGAGTGGGCCCTGCCCCGCCTGGCGAACGGCGGACACCTCTACGCGCATTGCGAGCACGGCGTGGGGCGAGGCCCGCTGATGGGCCTGGCGGTGATGGTGGCGCGAGGCTGGGAGGCCACCGGGGCGTACCGCGAGGTGCGCCAGGCCCGGTGGCAGTGCACGCTGAATGACCGGCAGCTCGACGGCCTCGCCAACTTCGTCGCCGCGTGGACGGCGCGAAGGCCGGGACAGGCCGCGTAG